One stretch of Spartobacteria bacterium DNA includes these proteins:
- a CDS encoding dUTP diphosphatase, which yields MLLMIKKLSPLAIAPHYAHPGDAGMDLFSIENKTLEPGRYALVKTGIAIALPPQTEAQIRPRSGMALKHGITVLNSPGTIDEGYRGEIGVILINHGQESFTVEPGMKIAQMVIHSVVIADMEVVDELSDTSRGAGGFGSTGSHHASS from the coding sequence ATGTTGCTAATGATAAAAAAACTGAGTCCCCTGGCCATTGCCCCGCACTATGCTCATCCGGGTGATGCGGGCATGGATTTGTTTTCCATCGAAAACAAAACGCTGGAGCCGGGACGTTATGCTCTTGTCAAAACAGGTATTGCCATTGCACTGCCGCCGCAGACCGAAGCGCAAATCCGTCCGCGCAGTGGCATGGCACTGAAACATGGCATTACGGTGTTAAACAGCCCTGGCACTATTGATGAAGGGTATCGCGGCGAAATCGGGGTGATCCTGATCAACCACGGGCAGGAATCCTTTACTGTGGAACCCGGAATGAAAATAGCCCAGATGGTCATTCATTCTGTCGTCATTGCCGATATGGAAGTGGTGGACGAACTTTCGGATACTTCGCGGGGGGCGGGCGGATTCGGATCGACCGGCTCGCATCACGCGTCGTCATAA